A window from Cryobacterium sp. SO1 encodes these proteins:
- a CDS encoding acyltransferase, translated as MGNIEGSSRPEFPYLDGIRGCAAIAVVLYHAFLFTGLSNQTTWELRVVDLIVGWGYLGVPVFIVLSGYVLMLPTLSNGNRLRGGTMRYLTRRARRVAPPYYAALIISILLILLIPVMQQPSGTQWDTKLPMTVPGVVSHFLLVHDFSAEWIGAINGPLWSVAVEAQIYLLFPLLLLPLWRRFRPGWVVAGVVIVSVSPVFTGIGVWAHPWLVGIFAMGMWSAQVTMSQTRNRWAGPLFIVFGVLTLMAIAATRVFDIRSLGLIEICAGGAVATGLAWAGQRSVAGATPLIVRPFQSEPMIRLGLFSYSIYLLHSPLLALANLLLMPLGLPIAAHWALMTFAVAPVVVALCYVFFVLVERNFLNTRQRHAKVELSEHLPTDASAAVPMQDRRRSRTR; from the coding sequence ATGGGGAACATCGAGGGGTCGTCGCGTCCAGAGTTTCCGTATCTGGACGGCATCAGAGGATGTGCTGCTATCGCAGTCGTGCTCTATCACGCATTCCTCTTCACGGGGCTGTCGAACCAAACGACGTGGGAGTTGCGGGTCGTGGACCTGATCGTCGGATGGGGCTACCTCGGGGTGCCCGTCTTCATCGTCCTGTCCGGGTATGTACTCATGCTTCCCACACTGTCCAATGGGAACAGGCTGCGCGGCGGCACAATGCGCTACCTGACCCGCCGTGCTCGGAGGGTGGCTCCGCCGTACTACGCCGCGCTCATCATCAGCATTCTCCTGATACTCCTGATTCCGGTCATGCAGCAGCCGTCTGGAACACAGTGGGATACCAAGCTGCCCATGACGGTGCCCGGCGTCGTGAGTCACTTTCTGCTGGTCCACGACTTCTCCGCGGAGTGGATCGGTGCCATCAACGGTCCGCTGTGGAGCGTCGCGGTCGAAGCACAGATCTACCTGCTCTTCCCGCTCCTCCTACTCCCGCTCTGGCGGCGCTTTCGCCCGGGTTGGGTTGTCGCGGGCGTTGTCATCGTGTCGGTGTCGCCCGTGTTCACCGGAATCGGCGTGTGGGCGCATCCGTGGCTTGTCGGCATCTTCGCGATGGGGATGTGGTCGGCTCAGGTGACGATGAGTCAGACCCGGAATCGCTGGGCCGGTCCGCTGTTCATCGTCTTCGGTGTGCTCACCCTGATGGCGATAGCCGCGACCCGGGTCTTCGACATCCGCTCGCTCGGCCTCATCGAGATCTGCGCGGGAGGGGCCGTAGCGACCGGCCTGGCCTGGGCCGGCCAGAGGTCCGTTGCTGGAGCGACGCCCCTGATCGTCAGGCCCTTCCAGTCTGAACCGATGATTCGTCTGGGCCTTTTCTCGTACAGCATCTATCTCTTGCACAGTCCACTGCTGGCCCTGGCCAACCTGCTCCTGATGCCCTTGGGGCTTCCGATCGCTGCCCATTGGGCGCTCATGACCTTTGCCGTCGCGCCGGTTGTCGTCGCGCTCTGCTACGTGTTCTTCGTGCTGGTTGAAAGGAACTTCCTCAACACCCGACAGCGCCACGCCAAGGTGGAACTATCCGAGCACTTACCGACCGACGCCTCCGCGGCCGTCCCCATGCAGGATCGGCGACGCTCCAGGACGCGATAG
- a CDS encoding MurR/RpiR family transcriptional regulator, with the protein MAGIDDPTPRSPGGTVLLRVRAALPLLGPSERRVAQVILDRPEAVTEWSTAELATIAGTSAATVVRACQNLGFRGFQHLRLEVARAAPCERTPTLDAHPLARVFDDAADAISLSRASVDLAGIDAAVEVLALARRLVLVGTGFSAPPLQDAAMRFATLGRPVEAPSDVLGQQFAARSLTSVDACLTVSYSGANAHTLRACRAAKEGGARVIAVTSFPRSPLTQLADICLVTGPVTRTHDVDPFLSRLSHLLVLHTLHTALQARPGSTATGPMREVVAEALIDET; encoded by the coding sequence ATGGCCGGCATCGACGACCCCACCCCCCGATCTCCCGGCGGTACGGTGCTGCTGCGCGTGCGCGCGGCACTGCCGCTGCTCGGTCCGAGCGAACGCCGGGTGGCCCAGGTGATCCTCGACAGGCCAGAGGCCGTGACGGAGTGGTCGACCGCCGAGCTGGCTACGATCGCGGGAACCTCCGCGGCCACCGTGGTCCGCGCCTGCCAGAACCTCGGCTTTCGCGGATTCCAGCACCTGCGCCTCGAGGTGGCCAGGGCCGCACCGTGCGAGCGCACGCCGACGCTCGACGCGCATCCGCTGGCCCGCGTCTTCGATGACGCTGCCGACGCCATCAGCCTGAGCCGGGCCAGCGTCGACCTGGCCGGTATCGACGCGGCCGTGGAGGTGCTCGCCCTCGCCCGTCGGCTGGTGCTGGTCGGGACCGGCTTCTCGGCCCCGCCGCTGCAGGATGCGGCGATGCGCTTCGCCACCCTGGGGCGCCCCGTCGAGGCCCCCAGCGACGTGCTCGGTCAACAGTTCGCGGCCCGGTCGCTCACCAGCGTCGACGCGTGCCTGACAGTGAGCTACTCCGGTGCCAACGCGCACACCCTGCGGGCCTGCCGGGCGGCGAAGGAGGGCGGCGCCAGGGTGATCGCCGTCACCAGTTTCCCCCGCTCGCCACTCACCCAGCTCGCCGACATCTGCCTGGTCACCGGACCGGTGACCCGCACGCACGACGTTGACCCGTTCCTCAGCCGGCTCAGCCACTTACTCGTGCTGCATACCCTGCACACGGCGCTGCAGGCGCGGCCCGGCAGCACGGCCACCGGCCCGATGCGCGAGGTCGTCGCCGAAGCGCTGATCGACGAGACCTGA
- a CDS encoding iron ABC transporter permease — protein sequence MSSSSKAPGAGPVVLDRARSRLPQFSPSLLPPRADARRAVAGIELLRLALWLVSAAVILVPLGAIVVLAFSANHLPLLLGGDIVQAGLNSLISAVVSATVAVTAGTALALLLDRSDLRGRKVLRLFALTPLLVPPFVGAIAWIGIAGPTGPVNVLWTAWFGGPLWNIYGGDGVIVLLAIHSYPVAYMIVSAALRRVPTDLEQAARISGASAIRAVRTITIPLLRPAMLSAFTLIAVSNLADFGIPSIIGLPERYVTLSTLIYRYIQSGTVDSPLEVISTIGVVLLVVAVLAMVVDLIVSRSRWELDGSASAVQLLPLGVARLPLSVAAWLVVLAITLLPLAALLSQALLPAPGVPLTWANLTLDNIVRATSAPSALTGAVNSVVLSVLAGVICAVLGLAIGTVVTRTRARSNTALKTVVMLPQAIPGLVIAVGWLIIAPRVGLFNTPWLILCAYVMAFIAIVVQSVSAPLTATPMTAEEAARISGASRLRALFDISWRMAVPAAIAGGVLVVLTAVRELTISVLLLAPGAQTLGVNIFSLQQAGAYNAASALSLIITVVGLAGLGLAARRAH from the coding sequence ATGAGCTCTTCCAGTAAAGCCCCTGGCGCGGGCCCGGTCGTTCTCGACCGGGCCCGTTCCCGGCTCCCCCAGTTCTCGCCGTCGCTCCTGCCGCCCCGAGCGGATGCCCGGCGCGCCGTCGCCGGCATCGAGCTGCTGCGTCTGGCCCTCTGGCTGGTCTCCGCCGCCGTGATCCTCGTGCCGCTCGGAGCGATCGTGGTGCTCGCGTTCTCTGCAAACCACCTGCCGTTGCTGCTCGGCGGCGACATCGTGCAGGCCGGTTTGAACAGTCTGATCTCCGCAGTGGTCTCTGCCACCGTCGCTGTCACGGCCGGTACCGCGCTCGCCCTGCTCCTGGACCGTAGCGACCTGCGCGGCCGCAAAGTGCTGCGGCTGTTCGCGCTCACCCCACTGCTGGTGCCGCCGTTTGTCGGGGCGATCGCCTGGATCGGCATCGCCGGTCCCACCGGCCCGGTCAACGTGCTCTGGACCGCCTGGTTCGGTGGCCCGCTGTGGAACATCTACGGTGGAGACGGCGTGATCGTGCTTCTCGCCATCCACTCCTACCCGGTCGCGTACATGATCGTCTCGGCGGCGTTGCGGCGCGTGCCCACCGACCTCGAGCAGGCCGCACGCATCTCGGGCGCTTCCGCCATCCGCGCGGTGCGCACCATCACAATCCCGCTGCTGCGCCCCGCGATGCTCTCTGCGTTCACTCTCATCGCGGTGTCCAACCTGGCCGACTTCGGCATTCCGTCGATCATCGGGCTGCCCGAGCGCTACGTCACCCTCTCCACCCTGATTTACCGGTACATCCAGTCGGGCACCGTGGACTCGCCGCTCGAGGTGATCTCCACCATCGGCGTGGTTCTGCTGGTCGTCGCCGTGCTCGCCATGGTCGTGGACCTGATCGTGTCCCGGTCACGCTGGGAATTGGACGGCTCCGCGTCGGCCGTGCAGCTACTGCCGCTCGGGGTCGCCCGGCTGCCGCTGAGCGTCGCCGCGTGGCTGGTGGTGCTCGCGATCACCCTGCTGCCGCTGGCCGCGCTACTCAGCCAAGCGCTGCTGCCGGCGCCCGGCGTGCCGCTCACCTGGGCCAACCTCACCCTGGACAACATCGTGCGCGCGACCAGTGCACCCTCGGCGCTCACCGGCGCGGTGAACTCGGTGGTGCTCTCGGTGCTCGCCGGCGTGATCTGCGCGGTGTTGGGCCTGGCCATCGGCACCGTCGTGACGCGAACCCGTGCCCGTTCGAACACCGCGCTGAAGACCGTCGTGATGCTGCCGCAGGCGATCCCTGGGCTGGTCATCGCAGTGGGCTGGCTCATCATCGCGCCCCGGGTCGGCCTGTTCAACACGCCGTGGCTGATCCTCTGCGCCTACGTGATGGCGTTCATCGCGATCGTGGTGCAGTCGGTTTCTGCGCCGCTGACGGCCACCCCGATGACCGCGGAGGAAGCCGCCCGCATCTCCGGGGCCAGCCGGCTGCGGGCCCTGTTCGACATCTCCTGGCGGATGGCGGTTCCGGCCGCGATCGCCGGCGGGGTGCTCGTGGTGCTCACCGCGGTGCGGGAGCTCACGATTTCGGTGCTGCTGCTCGCGCCCGGCGCGCAGACCCTCGGCGTGAACATCTTCAGCCTGCAGCAGGCCGGCGCCTATAACGCCGCGTCGGCGCTTTCCCTGATCATCACCGTCGTCGGCCTCGCCGGCCTCGGACTGGCCGCCCGCCGCGCCCACTAG
- a CDS encoding metallophosphoesterase: MRERSKFTILHLSDVHATTGELLYGQVDGLARLRQVGEYVVAAGVTPEAVVVTGDLVQRGHSAAYENVDRALRDLGERVGAPVFTVLGNHDSPRHAAGLTGHMQGHYRATTVGDLRLVLLDSSSGSLDPDQLVWLRGVLAVPFGMGTVVALHHAPIPSPLPTLSKIGLRDPRLLAHALRDSDTRLILAGHYHHPMNGLFHGLPVAVGPSLAYHQVMNAGPATVSGHDFAMFSLVQVTADQISTAPVSLQAGHPLFSTTVPPLTSTSHR, from the coding sequence ATGCGTGAGCGCTCGAAGTTCACCATCCTGCATCTCAGTGATGTGCACGCCACCACCGGCGAACTGCTCTACGGCCAGGTCGACGGCCTGGCCCGGCTTCGCCAGGTGGGCGAGTACGTCGTGGCCGCTGGGGTCACGCCAGAGGCCGTCGTGGTCACCGGCGACCTTGTGCAGCGCGGCCACAGCGCAGCGTACGAAAATGTTGACCGGGCCCTCCGCGACCTCGGCGAGAGGGTGGGCGCCCCGGTTTTCACGGTGCTGGGCAACCACGACTCCCCCCGCCACGCCGCCGGCCTCACCGGCCACATGCAGGGTCATTACAGGGCCACCACCGTCGGCGATCTGCGCCTGGTGCTGCTGGATTCGAGCAGCGGTTCTCTCGACCCCGACCAGCTGGTCTGGCTCCGGGGCGTGCTCGCCGTCCCGTTCGGTATGGGCACCGTCGTTGCTCTGCACCACGCCCCGATCCCCTCTCCCCTGCCCACCCTGTCGAAGATCGGTCTGCGCGACCCGCGGCTGCTCGCCCATGCGCTGCGCGACTCCGACACGCGGCTGATCCTCGCCGGGCACTATCACCACCCGATGAACGGCCTCTTCCACGGCCTGCCGGTCGCCGTGGGCCCGTCGCTGGCGTATCACCAGGTCATGAACGCCGGTCCGGCCACCGTGAGCGGCCATGACTTCGCCATGTTCTCGCTCGTGCAGGTCACCGCCGACCAGATCAGCACCGCCCCCGTGAGCCTACAGGCCGGGCATCCCCTCTTCTCCACTACCGTTCCCCCTCTCACCAGCACCTCACACCGATAG
- a CDS encoding ABC transporter ATP-binding protein produces MSSVTLTNVGLVYPDGTVGLDAIDLSIADGEFVALVGPSGSGKTTLLRAIAGFLTPTRGSILLDDTVVADSRRSVEPERRGLGMVFQQHAVWPHWSVERNIAYPLVLAKVPRAERAARVAEVMKLVGLAGFEKRNPATLSGGQRQRVALARAIVGRPRVLLLDEALSALDEPLRDSLRLELQSLTRSIGLTVVHVTHDREEALALADRVVVLDGGSIQQVGSPVELVTRPVTAEVARFLSDATLFVGERTAAGFTADGHPCTVPGSVIECGGAAMGGGTIAVLPEDITLSPGTGAEMDAVVASSLYGRASNDVVVHWHGISVRCRVPGRRYLVGERVIVGIRRAMFYDRGRISSVTSATVAP; encoded by the coding sequence ATGTCTTCAGTCACGCTCACGAACGTCGGCCTCGTCTACCCCGATGGAACCGTCGGCCTCGACGCCATCGACCTCTCCATCGCCGACGGCGAGTTCGTGGCGCTGGTCGGTCCGTCCGGCTCGGGTAAAACCACCCTGCTGCGCGCCATCGCCGGGTTCCTCACGCCCACCCGCGGGTCGATCCTGCTCGACGACACCGTCGTCGCCGACTCCCGCCGGTCGGTCGAGCCGGAGAGGCGCGGGCTGGGCATGGTGTTCCAGCAGCACGCCGTCTGGCCGCACTGGAGCGTCGAACGTAATATCGCCTACCCGCTTGTGCTGGCCAAGGTGCCGCGGGCCGAACGGGCAGCCCGGGTCGCCGAGGTCATGAAGCTGGTGGGCCTGGCCGGCTTCGAGAAGCGCAACCCGGCCACCCTGTCGGGCGGACAGCGCCAGCGGGTGGCACTGGCCCGGGCCATCGTCGGTCGCCCGCGGGTGCTGCTGCTCGACGAGGCTCTGTCGGCGCTGGACGAGCCGCTGCGCGACAGCCTGCGGCTGGAATTGCAGTCGCTCACCCGGTCGATCGGACTCACCGTCGTGCACGTCACCCACGACCGTGAGGAGGCCCTCGCCCTAGCCGACCGGGTCGTTGTTCTGGACGGCGGCAGCATCCAGCAGGTCGGCAGCCCGGTGGAGTTGGTCACCCGGCCGGTCACCGCCGAGGTGGCCCGGTTCCTCAGCGATGCCACCCTGTTCGTTGGCGAACGCACGGCGGCCGGGTTCACCGCCGACGGGCATCCGTGCACGGTGCCCGGATCGGTAATCGAATGCGGCGGCGCAGCGATGGGCGGCGGCACGATCGCGGTGCTACCCGAGGACATCACGCTCTCGCCGGGCACGGGTGCCGAGATGGATGCTGTGGTGGCGTCGTCTTTGTATGGGCGGGCCAGCAATGACGTGGTCGTGCACTGGCACGGAATCAGCGTGCGTTGCCGGGTGCCCGGCCGGCGCTACCTGGTGGGCGAACGCGTAATCGTCGGCATTCGCCGGGCGATGTTCTATGACCGTGGCAGGATCTCGTCGGTGACATCGGCGACCGTGGCGCCGTAG
- a CDS encoding acyltransferase, which translates to MADECATASPGACRRESPHRMGYVKTIDPSGGGTSGTFGPRAGAFHIPSLDGIRAIAVLVVFVGHGYLAPAAWPGHVGVTIFFFLSGYLITTLLRREYAKTRTVSLRRFYLRRALRILPPAFLAIIVTVALGATGIVVSSTTGWGVLAEFLNYTNYYIVLFGRDGLPPESTQLWSLSVEEHYYLVVPAVLLVLFRRKLSVRAIGWILVVVASAVPVWRIYLGLTGASFDRLYVSTDTRIDSLIFGSAMALLLNPALGDRLPGGARTDWHVRRWIAPLAVVVFVAVALVPQLEFRLSIADTIQCLCLVPIFWYIIVHPHSTVGRILNHPVVQKIGALSFSIYLFHRLVLVLVDQSFITVPAVVDLVSLILTILLAQVVFVSVERPCGRLRKRLEYSLPLR; encoded by the coding sequence ATGGCTGACGAGTGCGCGACCGCGTCTCCGGGCGCGTGTCGGCGCGAGTCGCCGCATCGGATGGGCTACGTGAAGACCATCGACCCGTCGGGCGGCGGGACGAGCGGGACGTTCGGGCCCCGTGCCGGAGCGTTCCACATCCCGTCCTTGGACGGAATCCGCGCGATCGCGGTTCTCGTCGTCTTCGTCGGGCACGGCTATCTGGCGCCGGCGGCCTGGCCGGGTCATGTCGGAGTCACGATCTTCTTTTTCCTCAGCGGTTACCTCATCACCACGCTTCTCCGGCGTGAGTATGCGAAGACTCGCACGGTGTCGCTGAGGCGCTTCTACCTGCGCCGGGCATTGCGGATCCTGCCGCCGGCCTTTCTGGCGATCATCGTGACAGTGGCGCTCGGCGCCACCGGCATCGTGGTGTCGTCGACCACTGGATGGGGAGTGCTGGCGGAATTTCTGAACTATACGAACTACTACATCGTGCTGTTCGGACGTGACGGACTGCCGCCGGAGTCCACTCAGCTCTGGTCGCTGTCCGTCGAGGAGCACTACTACCTCGTCGTGCCCGCCGTGCTGCTGGTCCTGTTTCGCAGGAAACTGTCCGTTCGTGCGATCGGCTGGATCCTCGTCGTCGTCGCCAGCGCGGTCCCGGTATGGCGTATCTACCTCGGCCTCACCGGAGCAAGCTTCGATCGCCTCTACGTGTCAACCGACACGCGCATCGACAGCTTGATCTTCGGCAGCGCAATGGCGCTGCTTCTCAACCCGGCCCTGGGTGACCGTCTTCCCGGTGGCGCACGCACCGATTGGCACGTCCGGCGCTGGATCGCGCCGCTGGCCGTGGTGGTTTTCGTGGCCGTGGCACTCGTCCCGCAGCTGGAGTTCCGCCTCAGCATCGCTGACACCATCCAGTGCCTGTGCCTGGTGCCGATCTTCTGGTACATCATCGTGCACCCACACAGCACTGTCGGCCGGATCCTGAATCATCCGGTGGTCCAGAAGATCGGTGCCCTGTCGTTTTCCATCTATCTCTTCCACCGGCTTGTGCTCGTCCTCGTCGACCAGTCCTTCATCACCGTGCCGGCCGTGGTGGACCTGGTGTCGTTGATTCTCACTATCCTTCTGGCGCAGGTGGTTTTTGTTTCCGTGGAACGACCCTGCGGCCGACTGCGCAAACGGCTGGAGTACAGCCTGCCCCTGCGATAG
- a CDS encoding SGNH/GDSL hydrolase family protein, with the protein MFLGDSYTQGFGASAPTTKWSTLVAHDAGWTEINQGQGGTGYVTTAGVTSCGQEHCPTYADRVADVIAAAPDIVVIAGGQNDRWALGTDPEFVHAAVTETFRLIRAGLPNARLIAVGPSTAEPATAMITDLDGWVQIAAQRVDAEYVSLLDPVVIRASMVVADGVHVNDAGHRAIADRVLATALTPAD; encoded by the coding sequence GTGTTCCTCGGCGACTCCTACACCCAGGGGTTCGGCGCTTCGGCTCCGACGACCAAGTGGTCGACTCTAGTGGCCCACGACGCCGGCTGGACCGAGATCAACCAGGGTCAGGGCGGCACCGGCTACGTCACCACGGCCGGGGTCACCAGCTGCGGCCAGGAGCATTGCCCCACCTACGCCGACCGGGTTGCTGACGTCATCGCCGCCGCACCCGACATCGTCGTCATCGCGGGCGGCCAGAACGATCGGTGGGCGCTTGGCACCGACCCGGAGTTTGTGCACGCCGCCGTCACCGAGACGTTCAGGCTCATCCGGGCGGGGCTGCCGAACGCACGCCTCATCGCGGTGGGGCCGTCCACCGCCGAGCCGGCCACCGCGATGATCACCGACCTCGACGGCTGGGTGCAAATCGCCGCACAACGGGTGGATGCCGAGTACGTGAGCCTGCTGGACCCCGTTGTCATCCGGGCCTCGATGGTGGTGGCCGACGGCGTGCACGTTAACGACGCCGGCCACCGGGCGATCGCGGACCGGGTGCTGGCCACGGCCCTGACCCCCGCCGACTGA
- a CDS encoding ABC transporter substrate-binding protein, with translation MSRTTQVTGAATLVVLGLALAGCSTADASAETAPSATAAEALAPATITVYTSEPQEKIDAIVAAFNEDQPDVTVEVFRAGTGDLTARIEAERTTGDVQADVLLAADSGTFETYKSEDLLLAYSPAGVESLNQDVVDPDGFYVGTRIIPTVIAYNTGVIDSPPTSWADLTDPAYAGLISMPNPDVSGAAAYNAAVWLDNADLGEAWLTDLAANKPVIADSNGPVSQAVAAGTQPVGVVVDYLVRELKAAGSPIDVAYPSEGVPYVSQPVGIFASTDEQAASEAFVDFLVSAEGQTLAVEQSYLPVRNDVGTPDGAPAMDDIEILTPDLDVINDTKAAAVARFNELFQ, from the coding sequence ATGTCACGCACAACTCAGGTCACCGGCGCCGCCACCCTCGTGGTCCTCGGCCTCGCCCTGGCCGGCTGCTCCACCGCCGATGCCTCGGCCGAGACCGCCCCGTCCGCCACCGCGGCCGAGGCCCTCGCCCCCGCGACCATCACGGTGTACACCTCCGAACCGCAGGAGAAGATCGACGCCATCGTCGCGGCGTTCAACGAGGACCAGCCCGACGTGACCGTCGAGGTCTTCCGTGCCGGCACCGGCGACCTCACCGCCCGCATCGAGGCCGAGCGCACCACCGGCGACGTGCAGGCCGACGTGCTGCTGGCCGCCGACTCCGGCACCTTCGAGACCTACAAGAGCGAAGACCTGCTGCTGGCCTACTCGCCCGCCGGCGTCGAGTCGCTCAACCAGGACGTCGTCGACCCCGACGGTTTCTACGTGGGCACCCGCATCATCCCCACCGTCATCGCCTACAACACCGGCGTCATCGACAGCCCGCCCACCTCGTGGGCCGACCTCACCGACCCCGCCTACGCGGGCCTGATCAGCATGCCCAACCCGGATGTCTCCGGCGCGGCCGCCTATAACGCCGCCGTGTGGCTCGACAACGCCGACCTCGGCGAGGCCTGGCTCACCGACCTGGCCGCCAACAAGCCGGTCATCGCCGACAGCAACGGCCCGGTCTCGCAGGCCGTCGCCGCGGGCACCCAGCCCGTCGGCGTGGTCGTGGACTACCTGGTGCGTGAGCTCAAGGCCGCCGGCTCCCCCATCGACGTGGCCTACCCGTCAGAGGGCGTGCCCTACGTCTCTCAGCCGGTAGGTATCTTCGCCAGCACCGACGAGCAGGCCGCCTCGGAGGCGTTCGTCGACTTCCTGGTCAGCGCCGAGGGCCAGACCCTCGCCGTGGAGCAGTCCTACCTGCCCGTGCGCAATGACGTCGGCACGCCCGACGGAGCCCCGGCCATGGACGACATCGAGATCCTCACGCCCGACCTCGACGTGATCAACGACACCAAGGCCGCCGCCGTCGCGCGGTTCAATGAGCTCTTCCAGTAA
- a CDS encoding tyrosine-protein phosphatase, translating to MSGITIHGTYNARWSDAGTPGAHRLARAAALDAVGPPGAAQLTALGVARVVDLREDTEGTAPAHGVPVVRVPLYRLPDGPPQIGALEAVYDFLLRERGTELTRAVIAIATAPGRVLVHCTAGKDRTGLVVALAMLAAGHTEAAVVTDYSLSMGVVGTRRADHVRSVLARLNLDPAAYRDALRLHLDSPPAAIERVLGTIRSLGGAAHYLVRHGATPVHLRALRRDIGASADA from the coding sequence ATGTCGGGCATCACGATCCACGGCACCTACAACGCGCGCTGGAGCGACGCCGGCACACCCGGCGCCCACCGGCTGGCGCGGGCAGCGGCCCTGGATGCGGTGGGCCCGCCCGGTGCCGCGCAGCTCACCGCCCTGGGTGTGGCCCGGGTCGTCGACCTGCGCGAGGACACCGAGGGCACAGCCCCCGCCCACGGCGTTCCCGTTGTGAGGGTCCCGTTGTACAGGCTGCCGGACGGCCCTCCCCAGATCGGTGCCCTCGAGGCGGTCTACGATTTCCTACTGCGTGAACGCGGCACCGAACTCACCCGTGCGGTCATCGCCATCGCCACCGCACCCGGGCGAGTGCTGGTGCATTGCACCGCGGGCAAGGACCGCACCGGCCTGGTCGTCGCGCTCGCCATGCTGGCCGCCGGACACACCGAAGCGGCCGTCGTGACCGACTACTCACTATCGATGGGTGTCGTGGGCACCCGCCGCGCCGACCACGTGCGAAGCGTGCTGGCCCGTCTCAACCTCGACCCGGCCGCGTACCGGGATGCCCTGCGACTGCACCTCGACAGCCCGCCGGCCGCGATCGAACGCGTGCTGGGCACCATCCGCTCCCTCGGCGGGGCGGCCCACTATCTGGTGCGGCACGGGGCCACCCCCGTGCACCTGCGCGCGCTGCGACGCGACATTGGGGCGTCTGCGGATGCGTGA
- a CDS encoding Gfo/Idh/MocA family protein, protein MTDALRWGILATGGIAHQFAGDLVKNGFAVQAVGSRSQASADAFAAEFGIPTAHPSYEDLVADPEVDIIYVSTPHPFHAANATLALEAGKHVLIEKPITLNAAEARAVVALAESKKLVVLEAMWTRFLPHMARIREILAAGTLGDVHSLIADHTQDLPDDPNHRINSLALGGGALLDLGIYPVSFASALFGPPETILASATFKDTGVDAQVATIFRYPGGQIASLLAASDTKGPNTASVLGTAGRIDIDEVWYSPTSFRVYNGANEVVESYETPSIVGRGMHFQAAEAERLVAAGLLTSDLLTATESVQIMETLDAIRAQIGLVYLGD, encoded by the coding sequence ATGACTGATGCACTCCGCTGGGGAATCCTGGCCACGGGCGGAATCGCCCACCAATTCGCCGGCGACCTCGTGAAGAACGGGTTCGCCGTGCAGGCCGTGGGTTCCCGCAGCCAGGCATCGGCGGATGCCTTCGCCGCCGAATTCGGCATCCCCACCGCGCACCCCAGCTACGAGGACCTCGTGGCCGACCCCGAGGTCGACATCATCTACGTGTCGACCCCGCACCCGTTCCACGCGGCCAACGCCACCCTGGCCCTCGAAGCCGGCAAGCACGTGCTCATCGAGAAGCCGATCACCCTCAACGCCGCCGAGGCCCGCGCCGTGGTGGCTCTGGCCGAGAGCAAGAAGCTGGTCGTACTCGAGGCCATGTGGACCCGGTTCCTGCCGCACATGGCGCGCATCCGCGAGATCCTCGCCGCCGGCACCCTCGGCGACGTGCACTCCCTCATCGCCGACCACACCCAGGACCTGCCCGACGACCCCAACCATCGCATCAACTCGTTGGCGCTCGGCGGCGGCGCGCTGCTCGACCTCGGCATCTACCCGGTGTCGTTCGCGTCGGCGCTGTTCGGCCCGCCCGAAACCATCCTCGCGTCGGCCACCTTCAAGGACACCGGGGTGGATGCCCAGGTCGCCACGATCTTCCGTTACCCGGGCGGCCAGATCGCCTCGCTGCTCGCCGCGAGCGACACCAAAGGGCCTAACACCGCCAGCGTGCTGGGCACCGCGGGGCGCATCGACATCGACGAGGTCTGGTACTCGCCCACCTCGTTTCGCGTCTACAACGGTGCCAATGAGGTCGTCGAGTCCTACGAGACGCCGTCGATCGTCGGCAGGGGCATGCACTTCCAGGCCGCGGAGGCCGAACGGCTCGTCGCGGCCGGCCTGCTGACCAGCGACCTGCTCACCGCGACCGAGTCCGTGCAGATCATGGAGACCCTCGACGCCATCCGCGCGCAGATCGGCCTGGTCTACCTCGGCGACTGA
- a CDS encoding multidrug transporter encodes MDEKTFEEKRHDQLTTAPKASEADAAKWVTVDEQADGVKRIAVADTAAVRPGRTEG; translated from the coding sequence ATGGATGAAAAGACCTTCGAAGAGAAGCGCCACGACCAGCTCACCACCGCCCCCAAGGCCAGCGAAGCGGATGCGGCGAAGTGGGTGACCGTGGACGAGCAGGCCGACGGCGTGAAGCGCATCGCGGTGGCCGATACTGCCGCGGTGCGGCCGGGCAGGACCGAAGGGTAG